The sequence below is a genomic window from Vibrio spartinae.
AATGCATTTGGTCATGCAGGTAGCCGGGTTGTAGTCGAAGAGTTTCTTGACGGCGAAGAAGCCAGTTTCATCGTAATGGTTGACGGTAAGAACGTATTGCCAATGGCAACCAGTCAGGATCATAAACGTGTTGGCGATAAAGATACCGGGCCAAATACCGGCGGTATGGGGGCGTATTCTCCGGCACCGGTTGTTACCCAAGCGATTCATGATCGCATCATGGAGCAGGTCATTTATCCGACCGTAGAAGGTATGGCGGCAGAAGGCTATCCATACACCGGATTTTTGTATGCAGGTCTGATGATCGACAGTCAGGGAAATCCGAAAGTTATTGAGTACAACTGTCGCTTTGGTGATCCAGAAACGCAACCGATCATGATGCGTCTTCAGTCGGATTTAGTTGAACTTTGCCAAACCGCAATTGCTGGTAAATTAGACCAAGCCGAATCAAAGTGGGATTCACGCGCATCGATTGGGATTGTTTTAGCTGCCGGTGGCTACCCCGGTGATTATAACAAAGGGGATGTCATTTCAGGCTTGCCGCAAACAGACACGGAAGGCGAAAAAGTTTTCCACGCCGGCACCAGCGAAAAAGACGGCCATGTCGTGACCAGTGGTGGACGCGTCCTTTGTGCAACGGCCTTAGGCAACACAGTCTCCGAGGCTCAGCAACGTGCTTATGCATTAGCCAAGCAGATTCAATGGGATGGTGTTTTCTACCGCAGTGACATCGGCTACCGGGCAATTGCCCGAGAGCAGCAATAATTACGTCCACATCGAGCAATCAATCTGGCTGTATCAATCCCCACAGCAGCGACAATCATTGCTTTATTCAGCACGACAACCACCGCCTCCAAGGCGGTGGTTTTGTTTAAGCATAAAAAAATCGACCTGTTCAGTCGGCCGATTGGGGATTTTTGTATCTACATCTACTGTTGCACTAAACCGTAAACCGGTCCACCAGCGCTTTCAGTGCTTGCGTTTGTTCGCGCAAATCATGGCTGCCTTTACGGTTTTCATCCGTCACATCGGCCACTTGTAAACTCTGTTCGGAAATAATTACAACGCGTTCAGAAATATTTTGTCCCACCTGACTCTGCTCTTCAGTGGCCGTCGCAATCAATGTGTTCATATCCATAATCATACTGACAGAATCGAGAATCTCTGCCAATGCGTCACTGGCCTGATATGCTTTTGCCACCGTATCTTCACTTTGAGAACGACTATCCAGCATCGACTGAACCGCTTCTTGGGTGGCCCCTTTCAATTGTTCAATGATGTGATGAATGTCTCCGGTACTTTGTTGGGTCCGGCTGGCGAGTTTTCTGACTTCATCAGCAACGACCGCAAATCCCCGCCCCTGCTCACCGGCTCGGGCCGCTTCAATCGCCGCATTCAGCGCCAGTAAGTTGGTCTGTTCGGCAATATCCTGAATCACATTCAATGAAGAAGAGATGTTGCTGACATTGCTTTCGAGCTTATCCATCACCATGTTGGCTGATTCGAGTTTCTTAGCTAAGGCAGCAACAGAGTCAACCGCAGAGCCAACCGTCGCCATCGCTTCTTTTGCTTTCCCATCAGCAGACTGTGCAGCCTCAGCAGCACTCGAAGCATTCTGAGAGATATCATGTGCAGTCGCAGTCATTTCCGTCACCGCTGTCGCAACTTGTTCCGTTTCTTCTCGTTGTGTGTTCGATAAACGATCGACTTGATTAGAACGCTCAAGCATATGCCCGGTTTCATCACTAATATCATCACTGTTCGCTCTCAACTGGCGAATAA
It includes:
- the purD gene encoding phosphoribosylamine--glycine ligase, with the translated sequence MNVLVIGSGGREHALSWKIAQNPQVETVFVAPGNAGSALEQKVKNVSIDVEDIDGLVAFAQQNAIDLTIVGPEAPLVIGVVDAFRAADLAIFGPTKGAAQLEGSKAFTKDFLARHHIPTADYANFTEIEPALAYVRQKGAPIVVKADGLAAGKGVIVAMTLQEAEDAIKDMLAGNAFGHAGSRVVVEEFLDGEEASFIVMVDGKNVLPMATSQDHKRVGDKDTGPNTGGMGAYSPAPVVTQAIHDRIMEQVIYPTVEGMAAEGYPYTGFLYAGLMIDSQGNPKVIEYNCRFGDPETQPIMMRLQSDLVELCQTAIAGKLDQAESKWDSRASIGIVLAAGGYPGDYNKGDVISGLPQTDTEGEKVFHAGTSEKDGHVVTSGGRVLCATALGNTVSEAQQRAYALAKQIQWDGVFYRSDIGYRAIAREQQ
- a CDS encoding methyl-accepting chemotaxis protein, with protein sequence MSKLTIKTRVYALSILPLLLISFGMIFISYTQMSNLNHTQQQLIHQRLSEQKRSELKAYIDIIDSSLTALKEHNADRQDVIDKLSQIHFGDSGYVFGYDSKGNRLFLGDTGKGVGKNFWDMKDSKGNFLIQNLIKQGKSGGGFSSYFFPKPGEKEASEKLSYSIDEPQWDMIIGIGFYIDDVEAITSQMAAKSEHEMKRSFMWMISVGAGMLCLVSVFTILFSRGILGPLQRFDQSIARFANGDADLTARMEAYHIPEFASLSENFNKFVENLQNIIRQLRANSDDISDETGHMLERSNQVDRLSNTQREETEQVATAVTEMTATAHDISQNASSAAEAAQSADGKAKEAMATVGSAVDSVAALAKKLESANMVMDKLESNVSNISSSLNVIQDIAEQTNLLALNAAIEAARAGEQGRGFAVVADEVRKLASRTQQSTGDIHHIIEQLKGATQEAVQSMLDSRSQSEDTVAKAYQASDALAEILDSVSMIMDMNTLIATATEEQSQVGQNISERVVIISEQSLQVADVTDENRKGSHDLREQTQALKALVDRFTV